A window of Onychostoma macrolepis isolate SWU-2019 chromosome 01, ASM1243209v1, whole genome shotgun sequence contains these coding sequences:
- the LOC131548954 gene encoding uncharacterized protein LOC131548954 isoform X2 gives MLDVGRTLRCVFISTEAVLGEEVKNVVGVVGGTVSFHPTKVNLPVTSITWKHVSLSTVNAIEWDVDDGVIIPNQRFKDITTLDEKIGQITITNLKVEHSGEYTIDINSKQQGQRFSLEVMERVPKPKITVEESSNPDVVYLICEYSGTIIWKNSAGETLEGNKNHKPGEFITVKNTRNPENYYTCTLENAVKM, from the exons ATGCTTGACGTTGGTCGCACTCTGCGTTGTGTGTTCATCTCCACAGAAGCTGTTTTAG GGGAAGAAGTGAAAAATGTAGTTGGTGTAGTCGGTGGTACAGTGTCTTTTCATCCAACCAAAGTAAATCTTCCTGTCACCAGCATCACATGGAAACATGTTAGTCTTTCTACTGTCAATGCGATTGAATGGGACGTTGATGATGGTGTTATCATCCCGAATCAGAGATTCAAAGACATCACAACTCTTGATGAGAAAATTGGACAAATCACTATAACTAATTTAAAAGTCGAGCATAGTGGAGAGTATACCATTGACATCAACAGTAAACAGCAGGGACAAAGATTCAGCTTGGAAGTTATGG AGCGGGTCCCCAAACCTAAGATAACTGTAGAGGAGAGCAGTAACCCTGATGTTGTGTATTTAATATGTGAGTACAGTGGAACGATCATCTGGAAGAATTCTGCTGGAGAAACACTGGAGGGCAATAAGAACCATAAGCCAGGAGAGTTTATCACagtcaaaaacacaagaaatccAGAAAACTACTACACCTGCACACTAGAGAACGCA GTGAAGATGTGA
- the LOC131548954 gene encoding uncharacterized protein LOC131548954 isoform X1 produces the protein MLDVGRTLRCVFISTEAVLGEEVKNVVGVVGGTVSFHPTKVNLPVTSITWKHVSLSTVNAIEWDVDDGVIIPNQRFKDITTLDEKIGQITITNLKVEHSGEYTIDINSKQQGQRFSLEVMERVPKPKITVEESSNPDVVYLICEYSGTIIWKNSAGETLEGNKNHKPGEFITVKNTRNPENYYTCTLENAVSEETSEPVYERDLFKE, from the exons ATGCTTGACGTTGGTCGCACTCTGCGTTGTGTGTTCATCTCCACAGAAGCTGTTTTAG GGGAAGAAGTGAAAAATGTAGTTGGTGTAGTCGGTGGTACAGTGTCTTTTCATCCAACCAAAGTAAATCTTCCTGTCACCAGCATCACATGGAAACATGTTAGTCTTTCTACTGTCAATGCGATTGAATGGGACGTTGATGATGGTGTTATCATCCCGAATCAGAGATTCAAAGACATCACAACTCTTGATGAGAAAATTGGACAAATCACTATAACTAATTTAAAAGTCGAGCATAGTGGAGAGTATACCATTGACATCAACAGTAAACAGCAGGGACAAAGATTCAGCTTGGAAGTTATGG AGCGGGTCCCCAAACCTAAGATAACTGTAGAGGAGAGCAGTAACCCTGATGTTGTGTATTTAATATGTGAGTACAGTGGAACGATCATCTGGAAGAATTCTGCTGGAGAAACACTGGAGGGCAATAAGAACCATAAGCCAGGAGAGTTTATCACagtcaaaaacacaagaaatccAGAAAACTACTACACCTGCACACTAGAGAACGCAGTGAGTGAGGAGACCAGTGAACCGGTCTATGAGAGAGATCTGTTTAAAGAGTAG
- the LOC131548954 gene encoding uncharacterized protein LOC131548954 isoform X3: protein MFYLGEEVKNVVGVVGGTVSFHPTKVNLPVTSITWKHVSLSTVNAIEWDVDDGVIIPNQRFKDITTLDEKIGQITITNLKVEHSGEYTIDINSKQQGQRFSLEVMERVPKPKITVEESSNPDVVYLICEYSGTIIWKNSAGETLEGNKNHKPGEFITVKNTRNPENYYTCTLENAVSEETSEPVYERDLFKE, encoded by the exons ATGTTTTATTTAGGGGAAGAAGTGAAAAATGTAGTTGGTGTAGTCGGTGGTACAGTGTCTTTTCATCCAACCAAAGTAAATCTTCCTGTCACCAGCATCACATGGAAACATGTTAGTCTTTCTACTGTCAATGCGATTGAATGGGACGTTGATGATGGTGTTATCATCCCGAATCAGAGATTCAAAGACATCACAACTCTTGATGAGAAAATTGGACAAATCACTATAACTAATTTAAAAGTCGAGCATAGTGGAGAGTATACCATTGACATCAACAGTAAACAGCAGGGACAAAGATTCAGCTTGGAAGTTATGG AGCGGGTCCCCAAACCTAAGATAACTGTAGAGGAGAGCAGTAACCCTGATGTTGTGTATTTAATATGTGAGTACAGTGGAACGATCATCTGGAAGAATTCTGCTGGAGAAACACTGGAGGGCAATAAGAACCATAAGCCAGGAGAGTTTATCACagtcaaaaacacaagaaatccAGAAAACTACTACACCTGCACACTAGAGAACGCAGTGAGTGAGGAGACCAGTGAACCGGTCTATGAGAGAGATCTGTTTAAAGAGTAG
- the LOC131548954 gene encoding uncharacterized protein LOC131548954 isoform X4, whose amino-acid sequence METWEEVKNVVGVVGGTVSFHPTKVNLPVTSITWKHVSLSTVNAIEWDVDDGVIIPNQRFKDITTLDEKIGQITITNLKVEHSGEYTIDINSKQQGQRFSLEVMERVPKPKITVEESSNPDVVYLICEYSGTIIWKNSAGETLEGNKNHKPGEFITVKNTRNPENYYTCTLENAVSEETSEPVYERDLFKE is encoded by the exons ATGGAAACAT GGGAAGAAGTGAAAAATGTAGTTGGTGTAGTCGGTGGTACAGTGTCTTTTCATCCAACCAAAGTAAATCTTCCTGTCACCAGCATCACATGGAAACATGTTAGTCTTTCTACTGTCAATGCGATTGAATGGGACGTTGATGATGGTGTTATCATCCCGAATCAGAGATTCAAAGACATCACAACTCTTGATGAGAAAATTGGACAAATCACTATAACTAATTTAAAAGTCGAGCATAGTGGAGAGTATACCATTGACATCAACAGTAAACAGCAGGGACAAAGATTCAGCTTGGAAGTTATGG AGCGGGTCCCCAAACCTAAGATAACTGTAGAGGAGAGCAGTAACCCTGATGTTGTGTATTTAATATGTGAGTACAGTGGAACGATCATCTGGAAGAATTCTGCTGGAGAAACACTGGAGGGCAATAAGAACCATAAGCCAGGAGAGTTTATCACagtcaaaaacacaagaaatccAGAAAACTACTACACCTGCACACTAGAGAACGCAGTGAGTGAGGAGACCAGTGAACCGGTCTATGAGAGAGATCTGTTTAAAGAGTAG
- the LOC131548954 gene encoding uncharacterized protein LOC131548954 isoform X8, whose amino-acid sequence METWEEVKNVVGVVGGTVSFHPTKRFKDITTLDEKIGQITITNLKVEHSGEYTIDINSKQQGQRFSLEVMERVPKPKITVEESSNPDVVYLICEYSGTIIWKNSAGETLEGNKNHKPGEFITVKNTRNPENYYTCTLENAVSEETSEPVYERDLFKE is encoded by the exons ATGGAAACAT GGGAAGAAGTGAAAAATGTAGTTGGTGTAGTCGGTGGTACAGTGTCTTTTCATCCAACCAAA AGATTCAAAGACATCACAACTCTTGATGAGAAAATTGGACAAATCACTATAACTAATTTAAAAGTCGAGCATAGTGGAGAGTATACCATTGACATCAACAGTAAACAGCAGGGACAAAGATTCAGCTTGGAAGTTATGG AGCGGGTCCCCAAACCTAAGATAACTGTAGAGGAGAGCAGTAACCCTGATGTTGTGTATTTAATATGTGAGTACAGTGGAACGATCATCTGGAAGAATTCTGCTGGAGAAACACTGGAGGGCAATAAGAACCATAAGCCAGGAGAGTTTATCACagtcaaaaacacaagaaatccAGAAAACTACTACACCTGCACACTAGAGAACGCAGTGAGTGAGGAGACCAGTGAACCGGTCTATGAGAGAGATCTGTTTAAAGAGTAG
- the LOC131548954 gene encoding uncharacterized protein LOC131548954 isoform X6 produces the protein MLDVGRTLRCVFISTEAVLGEEVKNVVGVVGGTVSFHPTKRFKDITTLDEKIGQITITNLKVEHSGEYTIDINSKQQGQRFSLEVMERVPKPKITVEESSNPDVVYLICEYSGTIIWKNSAGETLEGNKNHKPGEFITVKNTRNPENYYTCTLENAVSEETSEPVYERDLFKE, from the exons ATGCTTGACGTTGGTCGCACTCTGCGTTGTGTGTTCATCTCCACAGAAGCTGTTTTAG GGGAAGAAGTGAAAAATGTAGTTGGTGTAGTCGGTGGTACAGTGTCTTTTCATCCAACCAAA AGATTCAAAGACATCACAACTCTTGATGAGAAAATTGGACAAATCACTATAACTAATTTAAAAGTCGAGCATAGTGGAGAGTATACCATTGACATCAACAGTAAACAGCAGGGACAAAGATTCAGCTTGGAAGTTATGG AGCGGGTCCCCAAACCTAAGATAACTGTAGAGGAGAGCAGTAACCCTGATGTTGTGTATTTAATATGTGAGTACAGTGGAACGATCATCTGGAAGAATTCTGCTGGAGAAACACTGGAGGGCAATAAGAACCATAAGCCAGGAGAGTTTATCACagtcaaaaacacaagaaatccAGAAAACTACTACACCTGCACACTAGAGAACGCAGTGAGTGAGGAGACCAGTGAACCGGTCTATGAGAGAGATCTGTTTAAAGAGTAG
- the LOC131548947 gene encoding T-cell surface antigen CD2-like: MSCQYYSLLFLFLCGFAALSVSKICGREILEGTSCTIKLKTKNSDRPNEIKWIHFTSGDVIHWKNGKIKMNTLGVKMEEDGSLTFESVSLKNTGKYKYSLYAGDGTETSGEEEIKIYSKAPKPTVMINCKDGNAVLTCNTGDRTDLTVSWYKEGKIIENEKNPQLLLTSAHIQENKPYSCSVSNPVSNEQSDSVTVSCPTGEGVPGPRKFFGFDFWIMVSILAGSGALLLLLICVLIICTCQSCSQRKKHKKDEEELRLRIIPVPDPNSEHSS; encoded by the exons ATGAGCTGCCAATACTACAGTCTCTTATTTTTATTCCTCTGTGGCTTTGCTGCGCTCTCCG tttccAAGATATGTGGAAGAGAGATACTAGAGGGAACGTCCTGCACCATCAagctgaaaacaaaaaacagtgaCAGACCCAATGAGATTAAATGGATCCATTTCACTAGCGGTGATGTAATTCACTGGAAAAATGGGAAGATCAAGATGAACACTCTAGGTGTAAAGATGGAAGAAGATGGATCATTAACATTTGAAAGTGTTAGTCTGAAGAACACCGGcaaatataaatacagtttatATGCTGGCGATGGTACAGAGACCAGTGGAGAAGaggaaattaaaatttatt CAAAGGCTCCTAAACCTACTGTGATGATCAACTGCAAAGATGGGAATGCTGTGCTCACCTGCAACACTGGAGACCGTACAGATCTGACTGTATCCTGGTATAAAGAAGGCAAAATCATAGAGAACGAAAAAAACCCTCAACTGCTCTTGACATCTGCTCACATTCAGGAGAATAAACCGTACTCATGCAGCGTAAGCAATCCTGTCAGCAATGAGCAAAGTGACAGCGTTACAGTATCAt GTCCTACAGGTGAAGGTGTTCCAGGTCCTCGTAAATTCTTTGGCTTTGATTTCTGGATCATGGTGAGCATTTTAGCAGGTTCAGGAGCccttctgctgctgctgataTGTGTTCTCATCATCTGTACATGTCAAAGCTGTAGCCAACGCAAGAAGCACAAGAAAG ATGAAGAAGAGCTCAGGCTGAGGATTATTCCAGTTCCAGATCCAAACAGTGAACACAGCTCATAG
- the LOC131548954 gene encoding uncharacterized protein LOC131548954 isoform X7, whose protein sequence is MFYLGEEVKNVVGVVGGTVSFHPTKRFKDITTLDEKIGQITITNLKVEHSGEYTIDINSKQQGQRFSLEVMERVPKPKITVEESSNPDVVYLICEYSGTIIWKNSAGETLEGNKNHKPGEFITVKNTRNPENYYTCTLENAVSEETSEPVYERDLFKE, encoded by the exons ATGTTTTATTTAGGGGAAGAAGTGAAAAATGTAGTTGGTGTAGTCGGTGGTACAGTGTCTTTTCATCCAACCAAA AGATTCAAAGACATCACAACTCTTGATGAGAAAATTGGACAAATCACTATAACTAATTTAAAAGTCGAGCATAGTGGAGAGTATACCATTGACATCAACAGTAAACAGCAGGGACAAAGATTCAGCTTGGAAGTTATGG AGCGGGTCCCCAAACCTAAGATAACTGTAGAGGAGAGCAGTAACCCTGATGTTGTGTATTTAATATGTGAGTACAGTGGAACGATCATCTGGAAGAATTCTGCTGGAGAAACACTGGAGGGCAATAAGAACCATAAGCCAGGAGAGTTTATCACagtcaaaaacacaagaaatccAGAAAACTACTACACCTGCACACTAGAGAACGCAGTGAGTGAGGAGACCAGTGAACCGGTCTATGAGAGAGATCTGTTTAAAGAGTAG